In a single window of the Nocardiopsis composta genome:
- a CDS encoding YhgE/Pip domain-containing protein, with protein MKLRKPRALPSLRLGGLSVRSFFRARLTAAALAALTIIPLLYSGLYLWSFWDPFDRMSNLPVALVNEDRPVKVDGEELNAGAEITDELLDGGDLNWKLMDAEEAEAGVADGRYYVSLTIPEDFSERLSSPGEDGAEPIPAMLEAHYNDANGYIVRQLMSSAFKEVRSAAADSAVAKYLDSMFVGFNDIHEATEKAADGASQLADGASEAKDGSSQLADGTSDAKDGADELNGGLGDAKDGSSELSSGIDQLYEGSKTLADGAGTASDGVSDAVDKLDPLADEWIPVLREKAPEIESGAQDVADAASALSDALADLPDDSAQAAQSARDLSERIQTRLDASPDLEQTDPDLYALLTDAKAAADQAAKLNDFVQANRDGISTVKDDADTVASLASDLAEKAPDLADDAEDARDKVNELDDGLSQLAEGSRDLRDGLEEASGGAGDLDSGLGQLKDGSGQLSDGLGLLKDGSSDLDSGLGQLKDGSGELSDGLADGVEEIPTFDDDDRDSRGDMMSQPVRLSSATSNEAPNYGTGFAPFFIALSLWVGAMMVFMVLPPLSRRALASTAPSWRIALAGWVPALLIGVAQVVVSLAALHFLLGLQASRWAATAGLLTLTVAAYAAVVQWANARFGSAGRVVALVLLMLQLTSAGGTYPIETSPDFFQAISPYLPMSWVVSALRVLISGGDVSVVLGACGVLTAYLVAFLLLTWLAVARKRMWTMTDLHPALKL; from the coding sequence GTGAAGCTCCGGAAGCCCCGGGCCCTCCCCTCGCTCAGGCTGGGCGGCCTGTCCGTCCGCTCGTTCTTCCGCGCCCGGCTCACCGCCGCGGCGCTCGCCGCGCTGACCATCATCCCGCTGCTCTACTCCGGGCTCTACCTGTGGTCCTTCTGGGACCCCTTCGACCGGATGAGCAACCTCCCGGTGGCGCTGGTCAACGAGGACCGCCCGGTGAAGGTCGACGGCGAGGAGCTGAACGCCGGCGCCGAGATCACCGACGAGCTGCTGGACGGCGGCGACCTCAACTGGAAGCTGATGGACGCCGAGGAGGCCGAGGCGGGGGTGGCCGACGGCCGCTACTACGTCTCGCTGACCATCCCCGAGGACTTCAGCGAGCGGCTCTCCTCGCCCGGCGAGGACGGGGCCGAGCCCATCCCGGCGATGCTGGAGGCGCACTACAACGACGCCAACGGCTACATCGTCCGGCAGCTGATGTCCTCGGCGTTCAAGGAGGTCCGCTCGGCCGCCGCGGACAGCGCCGTGGCGAAGTACCTGGACTCGATGTTCGTCGGCTTCAACGACATCCACGAGGCCACCGAGAAGGCGGCCGACGGCGCATCGCAGCTGGCCGACGGTGCCTCCGAGGCCAAGGACGGCTCCTCGCAGCTGGCCGACGGCACCTCCGACGCCAAGGACGGCGCCGACGAGCTGAACGGCGGACTGGGCGACGCCAAGGACGGCTCCTCCGAGCTCTCCTCCGGCATCGACCAGCTCTACGAGGGCTCCAAGACCCTGGCCGACGGGGCGGGCACCGCCTCCGACGGGGTCTCCGACGCCGTCGACAAGCTCGACCCGCTGGCCGACGAGTGGATCCCGGTGCTGCGCGAGAAGGCCCCGGAGATCGAGAGCGGCGCGCAGGACGTGGCCGACGCGGCGAGCGCGCTCTCCGACGCCCTCGCCGACCTGCCGGACGACTCCGCCCAGGCCGCGCAGTCCGCCCGGGACCTCTCCGAGCGCATCCAGACCCGGCTTGACGCCTCCCCCGACCTGGAGCAGACCGACCCCGACCTGTACGCGCTGCTCACCGACGCCAAGGCCGCCGCCGACCAGGCCGCGAAGCTCAACGACTTCGTGCAGGCCAACAGGGACGGCATCAGCACCGTCAAGGACGACGCCGACACGGTCGCCTCGCTCGCCTCCGACCTCGCCGAGAAGGCCCCCGACCTGGCCGACGACGCCGAGGACGCACGGGACAAGGTCAACGAGCTCGACGACGGGCTGTCCCAGCTGGCCGAGGGCAGCCGGGACCTGCGCGACGGCCTGGAGGAGGCCTCCGGCGGCGCCGGCGACCTGGACTCCGGCCTCGGGCAGCTCAAGGACGGCTCCGGCCAGCTCTCCGACGGCCTGGGACTGCTCAAGGACGGCTCGTCCGACCTGGACTCCGGCCTCGGCCAGCTCAAGGACGGCTCCGGCGAGCTCTCCGACGGCCTGGCGGACGGCGTCGAGGAGATCCCCACCTTCGACGACGACGACCGCGACTCCCGCGGCGACATGATGAGCCAGCCGGTGCGGCTCTCCTCGGCCACCTCCAACGAGGCGCCGAACTACGGGACCGGCTTCGCCCCGTTCTTCATCGCCCTGTCGCTGTGGGTCGGCGCGATGATGGTGTTCATGGTGCTGCCGCCGCTGTCCCGCCGGGCGCTGGCCTCCACCGCGCCGTCCTGGCGGATCGCGCTCGCCGGCTGGGTCCCGGCGCTGCTGATCGGCGTCGCCCAGGTCGTGGTCAGCCTGGCCGCGCTGCACTTCCTGCTGGGGCTGCAGGCCTCCCGCTGGGCGGCCACCGCCGGGCTGCTCACGCTGACCGTCGCCGCCTACGCCGCCGTCGTGCAGTGGGCCAACGCCCGCTTCGGCTCGGCCGGCCGGGTCGTCGCGCTGGTTCTGCTCATGCTCCAGCTCACCTCCGCCGGCGGCACCTACCCGATCGAGACCAGCCCCGACTTCTTCCAGGCGATCTCCCCCTACCTGCCGATGAGCTGGGTGGTCTCCGCGCTGCGGGTGCTGATCAGCGGCGGCGACGTGAGCGTGGTGCTGGGCGCGTGCGGTGTGCTCACCGCCTACCTGGTGGCGTTCCTGCTGCTCACCTGGCTCGCGGTGGCCCGCAAGCGGATGTGGACCATGACCGACCTGCACCCGGCGCTGAAGTTGTGA
- a CDS encoding TetR/AcrR family transcriptional regulator produces MSARREATRQRLFEATLELVSESGFEHVTVDRIAEHAGLAKGTVYYNFGGKTELFTAFMEWGVDRFAAMLREGATGAPREALSGVIRAELLFIRDREGLARLLLSEAWRSNQAWEATALRIRRQAIDVLSGLLDALVEAGELRSDLDTGVAGSAMFGMALTAALEWRTLTPDRPLDEVHAAVMRLIDAILAAERPD; encoded by the coding sequence GTGAGCGCGCGACGCGAGGCCACCCGGCAGCGGCTGTTCGAGGCCACCCTCGAACTGGTCTCCGAGAGCGGGTTCGAGCACGTCACCGTGGACCGGATCGCCGAGCACGCCGGGCTCGCCAAGGGCACCGTCTACTACAACTTCGGCGGCAAGACGGAGCTGTTCACCGCCTTCATGGAGTGGGGCGTGGACCGGTTCGCCGCAATGCTGCGCGAAGGCGCCACCGGCGCGCCGCGCGAGGCGCTGTCCGGGGTGATCCGCGCCGAGCTGCTGTTCATCCGGGACCGGGAGGGTCTGGCCCGGCTGCTGCTCTCCGAGGCATGGCGGTCCAACCAGGCATGGGAGGCCACCGCGCTGCGCATCCGCCGGCAGGCCATCGACGTGCTCTCCGGGCTGCTGGACGCGCTGGTCGAGGCGGGCGAGCTCCGGTCGGACCTGGACACCGGCGTGGCCGGCTCGGCGATGTTCGGCATGGCGCTGACCGCCGCGCTGGAGTGGCGCACCCTCACCCCGGACCGCCCGCTGGACGAGGTGCACGCGGCCGTGATGCGCCTGATCGACGCGATCCTGGCGGCCGAGCGGCCGGACTGA
- a CDS encoding ATP-binding cassette domain-containing protein — MRRATGALVDADGLELRTGEGPVFSRIGFTAEPGSLTVFEADAGGGRTALLLALGGRMRPTSGALRVDGYELPRQARRARRIAALALASGVNDLDERLRVSEHMAERLLLRFRPAPASVSEPALAEAGLAGLDLRTLVKDLSALERRRLGVALALLEEPRLLLVDDADAGLGERNRRAFWSLLRDLAGTGLTVIAACADARGAGDGVAVHPVHRPPRRARAVKPLARSVLNALRPGAQTKGRHSRGGDTEPLALGEIFPRAEE, encoded by the coding sequence ATGCGCCGTGCCACGGGGGCGCTCGTGGACGCCGACGGGCTGGAACTGCGGACCGGTGAGGGGCCGGTCTTCTCCAGGATCGGCTTCACCGCCGAGCCCGGGTCGCTCACCGTGTTCGAAGCGGACGCCGGCGGCGGGCGCACCGCGCTGCTGCTCGCCCTGGGCGGGCGGATGCGCCCCACCTCCGGCGCGCTCCGGGTGGACGGCTACGAACTGCCCCGGCAGGCCCGCCGCGCCCGCCGGATCGCGGCGCTCGCCCTGGCCTCCGGCGTCAACGACCTGGACGAGCGGCTGCGCGTCTCGGAGCACATGGCCGAGCGGCTGCTGCTGCGGTTCCGCCCGGCGCCGGCCTCGGTCTCCGAACCGGCGCTGGCCGAGGCCGGGCTGGCCGGCCTGGACCTGCGCACCCTGGTCAAGGACCTGAGCGCGCTGGAGCGGCGCCGGCTCGGGGTGGCCCTCGCCCTGCTGGAGGAGCCCCGGCTGCTGCTGGTGGACGACGCCGACGCCGGACTCGGCGAGCGGAACCGGCGCGCGTTCTGGTCCCTGCTGCGCGACCTGGCCGGCACCGGGCTGACCGTCATCGCCGCCTGCGCCGACGCCCGCGGCGCCGGGGACGGCGTCGCGGTGCATCCGGTCCACCGCCCGCCGCGCCGGGCCCGCGCCGTCAAGCCGCTGGCCCGGTCGGTGCTGAACGCACTGCGCCCGGGGGCGCAGACCAAGGGCCGGCACAGCCGGGGCGGGGACACCGAGCCGCTGGCCCTGGGCGAGATCTTCCCCCGGGCGGAGGAGTGA
- a CDS encoding YhgE/Pip domain-containing protein: MPASPPRMLPAPRLGWLSVRSFLRHPLLVAALVVLAVVPLLYTGMYLWAFWDPFGKVHNLPVALVNEDRPATADGRRVHAGKELTERLVDRGDLDWRVTDAEDAAAGVADGRYYASITVPADFSADLVSPADTGHDPTPAMLQVHFNDATNYIATELLTMGFREIEQAVGQTAIAEYLDTLFVGFNEIHGRTEEAAEGAGRLADGAASAEDGAGELDDGLGDAEDGAGELAGGLGDAEEGAGRLADGAGTAQDGASQLADGAASAEDGSGDLLDGLESAESGASDLESGLDELHDGSVTLASGAGAASAKVDEKTEELNALADEWIPLLQEHSPDIESAATAVADGADVLADALEGLPVLTEEEAEVLSGLRDRLAAHLAAHPELEEQDPALYLLLCDAEWAVGLAVDLHAFTTEHRDDIDAVAADARTVADLAGELADAAPDLADDAEDARDQINELNDGLKDLAEGSRELRDGLESAHDGAQDLDDGLGRLVGGADELHDGLGDLRDGADELDSGLGSLSSGADELGSGLGELSGGAGRLSEGIAALHVGAGELDSGLGDLADGSDELAEGLDDGADEIPVFDRDSRDARGDMMSSPARLSTTHDNEVPDYGTGFAPFFLALSLWVGAMVVYMVLPGVPDRGLASTAPSWRLALSGWLPALVLGTAQGFVMVAALHLLLGLQSVNWPGLLGFLALTAAAYTAIVHWVDARFGAPGKVIVLVLLIVQITSAGGTYPLQTSPAFFQAIAPYTPMYWVVSAIRHLLSGGSGAVVLHACLVLAAYTAGALLLSWSTTAGRRTWTMSRLHPVLKI, translated from the coding sequence ATGCCGGCCTCTCCGCCCCGCATGCTGCCCGCGCCGCGCCTCGGGTGGCTGTCGGTGCGCTCCTTCCTCCGCCACCCGCTGCTGGTCGCCGCGCTGGTGGTACTGGCCGTGGTCCCGCTGCTGTACACCGGCATGTACCTGTGGGCGTTCTGGGACCCGTTCGGCAAGGTGCACAACCTCCCGGTGGCGCTGGTCAACGAGGACCGCCCGGCCACCGCCGACGGCCGGCGGGTGCACGCCGGCAAGGAGCTGACCGAGCGGCTGGTGGACCGCGGCGACCTGGACTGGCGGGTGACCGACGCCGAGGACGCCGCCGCGGGGGTCGCCGACGGCCGCTACTACGCCTCGATCACCGTCCCCGCCGACTTCAGCGCCGACCTGGTCTCCCCCGCCGACACCGGGCACGACCCCACCCCGGCCATGCTCCAGGTGCACTTCAACGACGCCACCAACTACATCGCCACCGAGCTGCTCACCATGGGCTTCCGCGAGATCGAGCAGGCGGTCGGCCAGACCGCGATCGCGGAGTACCTGGACACCCTGTTCGTCGGCTTCAACGAGATCCACGGCCGGACCGAGGAGGCCGCCGAGGGCGCCGGCCGGCTGGCCGACGGAGCCGCGTCGGCCGAAGACGGCGCCGGTGAACTGGACGACGGGCTGGGCGACGCCGAGGACGGCGCCGGCGAGCTGGCCGGCGGGCTGGGCGACGCCGAAGAGGGCGCCGGGCGGCTCGCCGACGGCGCCGGGACCGCCCAGGACGGCGCGTCGCAGCTGGCCGACGGCGCCGCGTCGGCCGAAGACGGCTCCGGGGACCTCCTCGACGGGCTGGAGAGCGCCGAGAGCGGCGCCTCCGACCTCGAATCCGGCCTGGACGAGCTGCACGACGGCTCGGTGACCCTGGCCTCCGGCGCGGGCGCGGCCTCCGCCAAGGTGGACGAGAAGACCGAGGAGCTCAACGCGCTGGCCGACGAGTGGATCCCGCTGCTGCAGGAGCACTCCCCGGACATCGAGTCGGCCGCCACCGCGGTGGCCGACGGCGCCGATGTGCTCGCCGACGCGCTGGAGGGGCTGCCGGTCCTCACCGAGGAGGAGGCGGAGGTGCTGTCCGGGCTCCGCGACCGGCTCGCCGCGCACCTGGCCGCCCACCCGGAGCTGGAGGAGCAGGACCCCGCCCTGTACCTGCTGCTCTGCGACGCCGAGTGGGCCGTCGGCCTCGCCGTGGACCTGCACGCCTTCACCACCGAGCACCGGGACGACATCGACGCGGTGGCCGCCGACGCCCGCACCGTCGCCGACCTGGCCGGCGAGCTCGCAGATGCCGCGCCGGACCTGGCCGACGACGCCGAGGACGCCCGGGACCAGATCAACGAGCTCAACGACGGGCTCAAGGACCTCGCCGAGGGCTCCCGGGAGCTCCGCGACGGCCTGGAGAGCGCGCACGACGGCGCGCAGGACCTGGACGACGGGCTGGGCCGGCTGGTCGGCGGCGCCGACGAGCTCCACGACGGACTGGGCGACCTCCGCGACGGCGCCGACGAGCTCGACTCCGGGCTGGGGTCGCTCTCCTCCGGCGCGGACGAGCTGGGCTCCGGGCTGGGCGAGCTGTCCGGCGGCGCCGGCCGGCTCTCCGAGGGCATCGCCGCGCTGCACGTCGGAGCGGGCGAGCTCGACTCCGGGCTGGGCGACCTCGCCGACGGCTCCGACGAGCTGGCCGAGGGTCTCGACGACGGCGCGGACGAGATCCCCGTCTTCGACCGGGACTCCCGCGACGCCCGCGGCGACATGATGAGCTCCCCGGCCCGCCTGTCCACCACGCACGACAACGAGGTGCCCGACTACGGGACCGGTTTCGCCCCGTTCTTCCTCGCCCTGTCGCTGTGGGTCGGCGCGATGGTGGTCTACATGGTCCTGCCCGGCGTCCCCGACCGCGGCCTGGCCTCCACCGCGCCGTCCTGGCGGCTGGCGCTGTCCGGCTGGCTGCCCGCCCTGGTCCTGGGTACCGCGCAGGGCTTCGTCATGGTCGCCGCCCTGCACCTGCTGCTCGGCCTGCAGTCGGTGAACTGGCCGGGCCTGCTCGGCTTCCTCGCGCTGACCGCCGCCGCCTACACCGCGATCGTGCACTGGGTGGACGCCCGATTCGGCGCGCCCGGCAAGGTGATCGTCCTGGTCCTGCTGATCGTGCAGATCACCTCGGCGGGCGGCACCTACCCGCTGCAGACCAGCCCCGCCTTCTTCCAGGCCATCGCGCCCTATACGCCGATGTACTGGGTGGTCTCCGCCATCCGCCACCTGCTCAGCGGCGGCAGCGGCGCGGTGGTCCTGCACGCCTGCCTGGTCCTCGCCGCCTACACCGCCGGCGCCCTCCTCCTGAGCTGGTCCACCACCGCCGGCCGCCGCACCTGGACGATGTCCCGCCTGCACCCGGTGCTGAAGATCTAG
- a CDS encoding PA2928 family protein produces the protein MIPLSVAAAFYLLLGTLIYSTAPERTRPSAEIAATGLDGREVAIVPYLRSGMSSPLELARFVRTDNVVGVAAVDLATGEHVWDRSLWKEFRAVDTGVLAAGGGYAYLSTDLGLRILETGTGETVAQQDGIDGLGADYIAARAAYAFDPDAGDGDGAIVALSASGEILAIPVGSASAVPADPTTTERWRDVLNTEETTPEDAFSTGAETSGTAELPDGTPLSLHFTGEEHEWFVLESEGSQVPAGADQGFVLTATNEMGSFTLAVADPETFGHRHSLDVRSLTGGPFTSPSGRVTVPAQDGEEIGLLVVATADGITAHPVGRQGLLAF, from the coding sequence GTGATCCCGCTGTCGGTCGCCGCCGCCTTCTACCTCCTCCTCGGCACGCTCATCTACTCGACCGCGCCGGAGAGGACCCGGCCGTCCGCCGAGATCGCCGCGACCGGCCTCGACGGCCGCGAAGTCGCCATCGTGCCCTACCTGCGCAGCGGGATGTCGAGCCCGCTGGAGCTCGCCCGGTTCGTCCGGACCGACAACGTCGTCGGGGTCGCCGCCGTCGACCTCGCCACCGGTGAGCACGTCTGGGACCGGTCGCTCTGGAAGGAGTTCCGCGCCGTCGACACCGGTGTGCTGGCCGCCGGCGGCGGATACGCCTATCTCTCCACCGACCTGGGCCTGCGCATCCTGGAGACCGGGACCGGGGAGACCGTCGCGCAGCAGGACGGGATCGACGGACTCGGCGCGGACTACATCGCGGCACGCGCCGCCTACGCCTTCGACCCTGATGCCGGCGACGGCGACGGCGCGATCGTCGCGCTCTCCGCGTCCGGCGAGATCCTGGCGATCCCGGTCGGCTCCGCCTCGGCGGTCCCGGCCGATCCGACCACCACCGAGCGCTGGCGCGACGTGCTGAACACCGAGGAGACCACCCCCGAGGACGCCTTCTCCACCGGCGCCGAGACCTCCGGGACGGCGGAACTCCCGGACGGGACGCCGCTCTCGCTCCACTTCACCGGCGAGGAGCACGAGTGGTTCGTGCTGGAGTCGGAGGGGTCGCAGGTCCCGGCCGGCGCGGACCAGGGGTTCGTGCTCACCGCGACCAACGAAATGGGCTCGTTCACCCTTGCCGTGGCCGACCCCGAGACCTTCGGGCACCGGCACTCCCTCGACGTGCGCTCGCTGACCGGCGGCCCGTTCACCTCCCCGTCCGGTCGGGTGACCGTCCCGGCCCAGGACGGGGAGGAGATCGGGCTGCTCGTCGTCGCGACCGCCGACGGCATCACCGCGCACCCCGTCGGCCGCCAGGGCCTCCTCGCCTTCTGA
- a CDS encoding PA2928 family protein: MAASLSAAPPRPLWRRAASLAPFLAGGLLLLLMFGVPGFIVNTSHSEIGAEAAFGTADGREVLVIGYEDTGFSGLWMLAGETSGERVAAVDVQTGEVVWDSGLSDASWIPEVIAAGDAYAYVRSANGLAIVSMENGETVVEGEDIVGLGEGHLDDEDAYLYDPERHSVIAVTAGGAVKEIPVDEVSAAEAGPAVRDTWSCLFPEVTGRPGGRIASFEQTLPSAIVGGSADGPAGGGDAEGSGTSLSFHAPGGAPRGVPARHLYIAQAGETDSREITGTEFYTPGFVQEVTWNRPYTGACPDAEWPFDGVLPGESETSMTTAGTATGHVIVEGAAGPNTEEKVLTVVDAETGEAASATPVHRFDRAMTAPSGRTVLTTSSFFPPLFDLPVLPRPLAASVLIIDEEGKTHRAVIGRTNYFGV; this comes from the coding sequence GTGGCCGCCTCCCTCTCAGCCGCCCCGCCCCGCCCGCTCTGGAGGAGGGCGGCGTCCCTCGCCCCCTTCCTGGCGGGCGGCCTGCTCCTCCTGCTGATGTTCGGCGTACCGGGGTTCATCGTGAACACGTCCCACTCCGAGATCGGCGCGGAGGCCGCGTTCGGCACCGCGGACGGCCGGGAGGTCCTCGTCATCGGCTACGAGGACACCGGGTTCTCCGGCCTGTGGATGCTCGCCGGGGAGACCTCCGGCGAGCGGGTGGCCGCGGTCGACGTGCAGACCGGCGAGGTGGTCTGGGACTCCGGGCTGTCCGATGCCTCCTGGATTCCGGAGGTGATCGCGGCGGGAGACGCCTATGCCTATGTCCGCTCCGCGAACGGACTGGCCATCGTCTCGATGGAGAACGGCGAGACGGTCGTCGAGGGCGAGGACATCGTAGGACTCGGCGAGGGCCACCTCGACGACGAGGACGCCTACCTGTACGACCCCGAGCGGCACTCCGTCATCGCGGTGACGGCCGGCGGGGCGGTTAAGGAGATCCCGGTGGACGAGGTCTCCGCGGCCGAGGCCGGCCCCGCCGTCCGGGACACCTGGTCGTGCCTGTTCCCGGAGGTCACCGGACGACCCGGCGGCAGGATCGCCTCCTTCGAGCAGACCCTCCCCTCCGCGATCGTCGGAGGCTCCGCCGACGGCCCCGCCGGAGGCGGGGACGCCGAGGGAAGCGGCACCTCCCTCTCGTTCCACGCCCCCGGTGGCGCCCCGAGAGGCGTGCCCGCCCGGCACCTCTACATCGCGCAAGCAGGCGAAACGGACTCGCGGGAGATCACCGGCACCGAGTTCTACACGCCGGGCTTCGTGCAGGAGGTGACCTGGAACCGCCCGTACACCGGCGCCTGCCCCGACGCCGAGTGGCCGTTCGACGGCGTCCTTCCCGGGGAGAGCGAGACCTCCATGACCACGGCGGGCACCGCCACCGGCCACGTCATCGTCGAGGGGGCCGCCGGCCCCAACACGGAGGAGAAGGTTCTCACCGTGGTGGACGCAGAGACCGGCGAGGCCGCCTCCGCCACCCCGGTCCACCGGTTCGACCGCGCCATGACCGCCCCATCCGGCCGCACGGTGCTCACCACGAGCTCGTTCTTCCCGCCCCTGTTCGACCTCCCGGTCCTCCCCCGCCCCTTAGCCGCCTCCGTCCTGATCATCGACGAGGAGGGGAAGACCCACCGAGCCGTGATCGGCCGCACCAACTACTTCGGCGTCTGA
- a CDS encoding DUF3592 domain-containing protein, which translates to MVHLYPLLPILAGIGILCVYFRHVLWTGLLLRNGLYAEGEIVGYAESSTAARMIVRFETHEGEEVLATHESTGWTASKHGDAVTVTYHPNRPQQARIIDAPWLSTWVHGMFGVVGCALIGIGCFLGYLQWWE; encoded by the coding sequence ATGGTGCACCTCTACCCGCTGCTGCCCATCCTCGCCGGGATCGGGATCCTCTGCGTCTACTTCCGGCACGTGCTCTGGACCGGGCTGCTGCTGCGCAACGGACTCTACGCCGAGGGCGAGATCGTCGGCTACGCCGAGTCGAGCACCGCCGCCCGGATGATCGTGCGGTTCGAGACGCACGAGGGCGAGGAGGTGCTCGCCACCCACGAGAGCACCGGATGGACCGCTTCCAAGCACGGCGACGCCGTCACCGTCACCTACCACCCCAACCGGCCGCAGCAGGCGCGCATCATCGACGCCCCCTGGCTCAGCACCTGGGTGCACGGCATGTTCGGGGTCGTCGGCTGCGCCCTGATCGGGATCGGCTGCTTCCTGGGCTACCTGCAGTGGTGGGAGTGA
- a CDS encoding cytochrome P450, with protein sequence MTATPVPEGFDFTDPDVIVRGVPHEEFAALRRTSPVHWNPQPSGFGFDDGGLWLLTKHEHVRRASVDSRLFSSHAKTSVLRYHRGIGEDAMQVQKDSLLIHLDPPAHTKLRKIVQRGFTPRAIGRMEEALRERAGRIVREAAAKGGGDFVADVAMELPLQAIAELIGVAQKDRAKLFQWSNEMLGYDEPEFGMDPAVASAEILGFAMALAGERRADPRGDIVSELVQADVDGRGLTDDEFGFFVILLAVAGNETTRNAITHGMLAFHRNPEQWELYKRERPRTAADEIVRWATPVIAFQRTATADTEIGGRPIAAGERVGLYYSSANFDEEVFDDPFTFDVTRDPNPHLGFGGTGAHYCLGANLARMEIDLIFNAIADEMPGIEVTGEPERFRSAWINGVKHLPVRYAQPRCG encoded by the coding sequence ATGACCGCGACGCCCGTGCCCGAAGGATTCGACTTCACCGACCCCGACGTCATCGTCCGCGGCGTCCCGCACGAGGAGTTCGCCGCCCTGCGCCGCACCAGCCCCGTCCACTGGAACCCGCAGCCCAGCGGGTTCGGCTTCGACGACGGCGGGCTGTGGCTGCTCACCAAGCACGAGCACGTCCGCCGCGCCTCGGTGGACTCCCGGCTGTTCTCCAGCCACGCCAAAACCTCGGTGCTCCGCTACCACCGGGGCATCGGCGAGGACGCGATGCAGGTGCAGAAGGACAGCCTGCTCATCCACCTCGACCCGCCGGCGCACACCAAGCTCCGCAAGATCGTGCAGCGCGGCTTCACCCCGCGGGCCATCGGGCGGATGGAGGAGGCCCTGCGCGAGCGCGCCGGGCGCATCGTGCGGGAGGCCGCCGCCAAGGGCGGCGGGGACTTCGTCGCCGACGTGGCGATGGAGCTGCCGCTGCAGGCGATCGCCGAGCTGATCGGGGTCGCGCAGAAGGACCGGGCCAAGCTCTTCCAGTGGTCCAACGAGATGCTCGGCTACGACGAGCCGGAGTTCGGCATGGACCCGGCCGTCGCCTCCGCGGAGATCCTCGGCTTCGCGATGGCCCTGGCCGGCGAGCGCCGCGCCGACCCGCGCGGCGACATCGTCTCCGAACTGGTCCAGGCCGACGTGGACGGCCGCGGGCTGACCGACGACGAGTTCGGGTTCTTCGTGATCCTGCTGGCCGTCGCCGGCAACGAGACCACCCGCAACGCCATCACCCACGGCATGCTGGCGTTCCACCGCAACCCGGAGCAGTGGGAGCTGTACAAGCGGGAGCGGCCGCGCACCGCCGCCGACGAGATCGTCCGCTGGGCCACCCCGGTGATCGCGTTCCAGCGCACCGCGACCGCCGACACCGAGATCGGCGGCCGGCCCATCGCGGCGGGGGAGCGGGTCGGGCTCTACTACAGCTCGGCCAACTTCGACGAAGAGGTCTTCGACGACCCGTTCACCTTCGACGTCACCCGCGACCCCAACCCGCACCTGGGCTTCGGCGGCACCGGCGCGCACTACTGCCTGGGCGCCAACCTGGCCCGGATGGAGATCGACCTGATCTTCAACGCCATCGCCGACGAGATGCCCGGCATCGAGGTCACCGGGGAGCCGGAGCGGTTCCGCTCGGCCTGGATCAACGGCGTCAAGCACCTCCCGGTGCGCTACGCCCAGCCCCGGTGCGGGTGA